One window of the Bacteroidales bacterium genome contains the following:
- a CDS encoding T9SS type A sorting domain-containing protein has translation MKKGLLLLAGIFLFFSSIAQIPAGYYDLAGGKSGETLRAALRDITTTGHVKLPYTSASFDVWNAYAVTDVRPAPNNTIIWDMYSDIPGGTPAYTYTIYTNQCGTASGEGDCYSREHCMPNSWWGGKDDDFNPQYTDLHHLFPADQYVNSRKSNYVVGQTSTPTWTSTNGSKLGPCTFPGYTGTVFEPINEYKGDFARAYLYLATRYMNELSDWVTTYGYYDSQYIINTTGGNYKQWYIDMLISWHNSDPVSQKEINRNDSIYYSTPQHNRNPYVDHPEYVCQVWGCSTSPTITGIINTPAAPNAASTVSVSANVTDNISVTSVTLQWCTNGTSFGNSITMNVSGAPNYVTASSIPAQPAGTTVTYRIVAVDNDANSTTSVAYSYNVVKDEPTNYPTSINTGTSTSTSITLNWTDASTSVTPDGYLIKASTVSFAAITDPVDGIVVANSLLVKNVAQGLQTIKFSGLNPSTTYYFKFYSYTNSLANINYKTSATPPSISGITLAGGTGSCATDLIISEYVEGSSNNKYLEISNNTGVSVDLADYELRPFNNGSVAIASFQLTGTLNDQSTIVYKNSLAAIYGGTATVSGAVNFNGNDAIALYKISTGSYVDIFGRIGEDPGTAWTSGSFTTINKTLVRNANVTSGVTSNPTSGFPTLATEWTQYNQDDVSNLGAHTMACATCSAPTVKASNITFASVNQTSMTINWTNGNGSNRFVVMRQGSQVSGVPITGITYAASSTFGLGDELSPDEFVIYNNSGSSATVSNLIAGQTYYISIFEYSCLPGAEIYLTPATTSSQITCSLSTGTTPNSKYCVTSSTGSATTIGFTSTGPFTGNTYTAQLSNSTGSFASPVNIGTLTSNLNSGTINCTIPANTPSGTGYLIRVISTGPSITGTNSNSFEISLYTPPTAPASALTSRDNFCEDDGGTIDLSVTGGSGTTLSWYTSSCGGTLIGTGSPLNIASPSSTTTYYARWEHACGNSACTSVTVNVKPKGTASVLIGVSSNPACQGTSVTFTATPTNGGLTPSYQWQLNGSDVIGQTSNTYSSSSLVTGDQVKCIMTSSETCVTGSPATSNIITMTVSSDLAVSVSIGVSANPACTGTSVTFTATPTNVGNAPSYQWKLNGSDIIGQTGSTYSSCSLATADQVKCIMTSNDACASGSPATSNAITMTVNPTFAANVSIATSANPICAGTSVTFTATPVNGGSTPTYQWKLNGSDIIGQTGSTYSSNTLANSDLVKCIMTSSETCTSGSPATSNTVTMTVNPVLAASISIAPSANPACIGTSITFTATPVNGGSTPTYQWKLNNLDIVSQTGSTYTSNTLVNGDLVTCTMTSSEICASDSPATSNTVSLTINPLPSDAGIISGITTVCQGQNSITYSVTQIGNATSYLWTLPTGVIGTSTANEITVNYGLTALSGDIKVKGNNGCGNGVESTLAITVKEKPATPIIELYQTTKSGYYLRSNATTGNQWYNLTGLLNNATEQMYAVLTSGTYYDIVTINGCSSDPSNSIVVVLSGIDNPISNKSIEVYPNPVSNELVIEIKGNVNRTGFEILNSTGNIVFKGSLLEKTVVQTKSFSSGLYILKLENGKTFIFKKFIKE, from the coding sequence ATGAAAAAAGGATTATTACTATTGGCGGGGATTTTTTTATTTTTTTCGAGCATTGCTCAAATCCCAGCAGGCTACTATGATTTAGCAGGAGGGAAATCAGGAGAAACTTTACGTGCCGCACTTCGCGATATCACAACCACGGGACATGTTAAGCTTCCATACACCAGTGCATCATTTGATGTTTGGAATGCCTATGCAGTTACCGATGTAAGGCCAGCTCCAAATAACACCATAATTTGGGATATGTATTCTGATATTCCTGGTGGAACACCGGCATACACTTATACAATTTATACGAATCAGTGTGGAACAGCATCGGGTGAAGGCGATTGTTACTCAAGGGAGCACTGCATGCCCAATTCATGGTGGGGAGGAAAAGATGATGATTTCAACCCACAGTATACGGACTTACACCATTTATTTCCTGCGGATCAATACGTTAATAGCAGAAAAAGCAATTATGTAGTAGGGCAAACCTCAACACCCACATGGACTTCAACCAATGGGAGTAAATTGGGACCATGCACTTTCCCCGGATATACAGGAACTGTTTTTGAACCCATTAATGAGTATAAAGGCGATTTTGCTAGAGCATATCTGTATTTAGCAACCCGGTATATGAACGAACTAAGTGATTGGGTTACTACTTACGGTTACTATGATTCTCAGTATATTATTAATACCACTGGTGGAAATTATAAGCAATGGTATATCGATATGTTAATATCATGGCATAATAGCGATCCTGTAAGCCAGAAGGAAATTAATCGAAACGATAGTATCTATTACAGCACACCTCAGCATAATAGGAATCCTTATGTCGATCATCCAGAGTATGTATGTCAGGTATGGGGATGCTCAACATCACCAACAATCACAGGCATTATTAATACTCCTGCTGCACCAAATGCTGCTAGTACAGTTTCAGTATCTGCAAATGTAACCGATAATATTTCTGTAACATCTGTAACCTTACAATGGTGCACCAATGGAACTAGTTTTGGGAATTCTATTACAATGAATGTAAGTGGAGCACCAAATTATGTGACCGCCTCATCAATTCCAGCCCAACCAGCTGGGACGACAGTAACCTACAGGATAGTTGCTGTTGATAATGATGCTAACTCAACAACTTCAGTAGCATACAGCTACAATGTAGTTAAGGATGAGCCAACTAATTATCCAACATCAATAAATACAGGAACATCAACCAGCACATCTATTACTTTAAATTGGACAGATGCATCAACCTCAGTAACACCTGATGGATACTTAATTAAAGCAAGTACAGTAAGTTTTGCTGCTATTACTGATCCTGTTGATGGCATTGTAGTTGCGAATAGCCTGTTGGTTAAAAATGTGGCACAAGGATTACAAACGATTAAGTTTTCTGGGTTAAACCCATCGACAACCTACTATTTTAAGTTTTATTCCTACACAAATTCCTTAGCAAATATCAACTATAAAACATCTGCAACGCCCCCAAGTATTAGCGGAATTACTTTGGCAGGTGGAACCGGTAGTTGTGCTACCGATTTAATAATATCGGAATATGTTGAAGGTTCATCAAACAATAAGTATTTAGAAATATCAAATAATACAGGGGTATCAGTAGATCTTGCTGATTATGAGTTACGACCATTTAATAATGGATCCGTTGCTATCGCAAGTTTCCAGCTAACTGGTACACTAAATGACCAATCTACAATTGTATACAAAAACAGTTTAGCAGCAATATATGGAGGTACTGCTACAGTTAGTGGTGCTGTCAATTTTAATGGAAATGATGCTATTGCTTTGTATAAAATATCAACTGGTTCTTATGTAGATATTTTTGGTAGAATTGGTGAAGATCCTGGAACTGCTTGGACTAGTGGATCTTTTACTACTATAAATAAAACTTTAGTAAGAAACGCCAATGTAACTTCCGGAGTTACTTCAAATCCAACATCGGGTTTCCCTACCCTAGCAACTGAATGGACACAATATAACCAGGATGATGTGTCGAACTTAGGTGCTCACACTATGGCTTGTGCAACCTGTTCTGCGCCCACAGTAAAGGCTAGTAATATTACTTTCGCATCTGTGAATCAAACCTCAATGACCATTAATTGGACAAATGGCAATGGTTCGAATCGATTTGTAGTGATGCGTCAAGGAAGTCAAGTTTCTGGTGTGCCAATCACAGGAATCACCTATGCCGCCAGCTCAACTTTTGGTTTAGGAGATGAGTTAAGTCCTGATGAGTTTGTGATCTATAATAATTCTGGTTCATCCGCAACAGTTAGCAATCTTATTGCAGGTCAAACCTATTACATATCGATTTTTGAATACAGCTGTTTGCCCGGAGCAGAGATTTACCTGACCCCAGCAACAACATCGAGTCAAATTACCTGCTCATTATCAACTGGAACAACACCAAATAGCAAGTATTGTGTTACTTCATCCACAGGATCTGCTACAACTATTGGCTTTACTTCAACTGGTCCATTTACAGGAAATACATATACGGCTCAACTTTCAAATTCTACTGGCTCTTTTGCATCACCTGTTAATATTGGAACATTAACGAGTAATCTGAATAGCGGAACGATTAATTGTACAATTCCAGCAAATACGCCAAGTGGAACTGGATATTTGATAAGAGTTATAAGCACTGGTCCATCCATTACTGGCACAAATTCTAATTCATTTGAAATTAGCCTATACACTCCTCCAACAGCCCCAGCAAGTGCTTTAACGAGTAGAGATAATTTCTGCGAAGATGATGGTGGAACTATCGATCTCAGCGTTACAGGAGGTTCTGGAACAACTTTATCGTGGTATACATCCAGCTGCGGAGGTACATTAATTGGTACTGGAAGTCCTTTAAATATTGCTTCGCCTTCATCAACAACTACTTACTATGCTCGTTGGGAACACGCCTGCGGCAACTCTGCTTGTACAAGTGTAACTGTAAACGTTAAACCCAAAGGAACTGCAAGCGTTTTAATTGGAGTTTCTTCAAATCCTGCGTGTCAGGGGACTTCTGTAACATTCACGGCCACTCCAACAAACGGAGGGCTCACGCCATCTTACCAATGGCAACTTAATGGATCTGATGTTATTGGTCAAACAAGTAATACCTATTCGTCAAGTTCGCTTGTAACAGGTGATCAGGTAAAATGTATTATGACTTCAAGCGAAACCTGTGTTACTGGTTCTCCCGCAACATCCAATATAATTACCATGACAGTTAGCTCTGATCTTGCTGTTAGCGTTAGTATTGGTGTTTCTGCAAATCCAGCCTGTACAGGAACTTCAGTAACCTTCACAGCCACTCCTACCAACGTTGGGAATGCACCGTCATATCAGTGGAAACTAAATGGTTCGGACATTATTGGTCAAACAGGCAGTACCTATTCATCCTGTTCGCTTGCAACTGCTGATCAGGTTAAATGTATTATGACCTCAAACGATGCCTGTGCTTCTGGCTCTCCTGCTACATCCAATGCAATTACAATGACAGTGAATCCTACTTTTGCTGCCAATGTTAGTATTGCAACTTCTGCGAATCCTATCTGTGCAGGAACCTCAGTAACATTTACAGCCACTCCTGTAAATGGGGGTAGCACACCAACATATCAGTGGAAACTTAACGGATCAGACATTATCGGTCAAACAGGTAGTACATACTCCTCTAACACGCTTGCTAATAGTGATCTGGTTAAATGTATTATGACTTCTAGTGAAACTTGTACTTCTGGTTCTCCTGCTACATCCAATACCGTTACAATGACGGTGAATCCAGTTCTTGCTGCAAGTATTAGTATTGCTCCTTCAGCAAATCCTGCATGCATAGGAACTTCAATAACTTTTACAGCAACTCCTGTAAATGGGGGTAGTACGCCAACATACCAATGGAAACTTAATAATTTGGACATTGTCAGTCAAACTGGTAGTACTTACACTTCAAATACACTTGTTAATGGTGATTTGGTTACATGCACTATGACTTCAAGTGAAATATGTGCTTCTGATAGTCCTGCAACTTCAAATACTGTTTCACTAACTATTAATCCCCTACCATCGGATGCTGGAATAATATCGGGAATAACAACTGTTTGTCAGGGGCAAAATTCAATAACCTACTCGGTAACACAAATTGGTAATGCTACTTCGTATTTATGGACATTACCTACAGGTGTAATTGGCACTAGTACAGCCAATGAAATTACAGTGAATTATGGGTTAACTGCATTATCAGGAGATATTAAAGTAAAAGGAAATAATGGTTGTGGTAATGGAGTAGAATCAACATTGGCAATAACAGTTAAAGAAAAGCCAGCAACTCCAATAATTGAATTATATCAAACAACTAAAAGTGGGTACTATTTACGTTCAAATGCCACAACGGGAAACCAGTGGTATAATTTAACCGGGTTGTTAAATAATGCCACAGAACAAATGTATGCAGTACTTACTAGTGGTACGTATTATGATATTGTAACAATTAATGGATGTAGTTCCGACCCATCAAACTCAATAGTTGTAGTTCTCAGTGGCATTGACAATCCTATTAGTAATAAATCAATTGAAGTATACCCAAACCCTGTTTCAAATGAACTTGTTATTGAAATTAAGGGTAATGTAAACAGAACTGGTTTTGAGATTTTAAACTCTACCGGAAATATAGTTTTTAAAGGCAGTTTGTTAGAAAAAACAGTTGTTCAAACAAAAAGTTTCTCCTCGGGTCTATACATTTTAAAACTTGAGAATGGAAAGACTTTTATATTTAAGAAATTCATAAAGGAATAA
- a CDS encoding DoxX family protein, translating into MKQKILLVISILFGLMFINSGLNIFFQYMPMPKDMPAGMVNLMTAFMQAGWLLPLLGVAELAGGLLFIFPKVRALGAVVIFPVMVGIVLTHIFNAPSGLPMALILLAINLWVIFENREKYLPMIK; encoded by the coding sequence ATGAAACAGAAAATTCTATTAGTCATTAGTATCCTTTTCGGGCTGATGTTCATTAACTCTGGGCTGAATATATTCTTTCAATACATGCCCATGCCCAAGGATATGCCCGCAGGGATGGTAAATTTGATGACTGCATTTATGCAAGCAGGTTGGCTTTTGCCGCTGCTTGGTGTTGCAGAGCTTGCTGGTGGATTGCTTTTTATCTTTCCAAAAGTTAGAGCCCTTGGGGCAGTTGTTATTTTCCCTGTTATGGTAGGGATAGTTCTAACGCACATATTTAATGCACCATCAGGACTTCCAATGGCACTTATACTTTTGGCAATTAACCTATGGGTAATTTTTGAGAATAGGGAAAAGTACTTGCCGATGATTAAATAA
- a CDS encoding S8 family peptidase gives MEQFPHLKFIQKLTGKPRLQGGGGDNEITLQNKTNRQSHSDTLKRSTSKIKSEWEATIATRRTQGLAEIDVSTTPVFLQINPDIIIAEFDLESFGIEIISEEDNGFIIGASFDNLRSLEEKINGFVTEEHGSGKIAEFWQIIEGNNEVWKPEHVLSEYLLSQWPKIDDNKNYPLEVSIAFAKPIGKEPDITKRGGPKRLEAYEEKLLKREELSMERQTHFEAFIAHYGEKTSSFVELEDSFACEVLISGKGLKDLVVNYQFVFEVSEIETVSGIDGVNGNYHEADIEILPPEHNAVEVGVIDSGIMEDHKYISSAIKGNSKSYLDNSSSTADYVQGGGHGTKVAGAILYPSGISTLESPYKLPCFIRNLRILNEYNLLANKYPASLMKDIIVGNEECKIFNLSVSSDSPFRSKHMSPWAAIIDKLSYEKNILFIIATGNIKFDLIQGYISNGKNYPEYLEERNCKLANPSQSCFSLSVGSINHNSFEDENWSSLGGENDISAFSRIGTGIWNTIKPDVVEYGGGLVYSKNGAFLIKNNEETSIELLRSTFHGGSAFGKESVGTSFSTPKVTNIAAVLKQLYPDENINLIRAFIAQGARLPNNYFQNPNKKSIQYFGFGIPSLERVTKNTDYRITFYNAGTIKAEEGHLYALNIPEELRSPGDEYDILLEVTLAFSAQIRRTRQKTKSYFSTWLDWTTSKIGESYNDFKDYALKEINDSETNYDKEQRDRLNNFDWKIKNRSDHGSVQDISRNNGSLQKDWTILKSYDLPSEISLAVRGHKGWDKNMTEIPYAITVSIEILGSNIPIYESIRVENSIEIEV, from the coding sequence ATGGAACAATTTCCACATTTAAAATTTATTCAAAAACTTACAGGCAAACCGCGACTCCAAGGTGGAGGCGGTGATAATGAGATAACTCTTCAAAACAAAACAAACCGACAAAGTCATAGTGATACACTAAAAAGAAGCACATCCAAGATAAAATCAGAATGGGAAGCAACTATTGCAACTAGAAGAACCCAAGGATTAGCCGAAATAGATGTATCTACAACCCCTGTCTTTCTTCAAATAAATCCTGACATAATAATTGCTGAATTTGATTTAGAATCCTTTGGAATAGAAATTATTTCAGAGGAGGACAACGGATTTATCATTGGGGCTTCATTTGACAATTTAAGGTCTCTCGAAGAAAAGATTAATGGCTTTGTTACTGAAGAACATGGTTCAGGGAAAATTGCTGAGTTTTGGCAAATTATTGAGGGAAATAATGAGGTGTGGAAACCTGAGCATGTTTTATCAGAATATTTACTTTCACAATGGCCTAAAATAGATGACAATAAAAATTATCCGCTTGAAGTCTCAATAGCCTTTGCAAAACCAATAGGTAAAGAGCCTGATATAACGAAAAGAGGAGGGCCAAAGCGATTAGAAGCGTATGAAGAAAAACTCTTGAAACGTGAAGAGTTATCGATGGAGAGGCAAACTCACTTCGAGGCTTTTATTGCTCATTACGGAGAAAAAACAAGTTCTTTTGTTGAACTGGAAGATAGTTTTGCATGTGAGGTTCTAATAAGTGGGAAAGGATTAAAAGATTTAGTAGTCAATTATCAATTCGTTTTTGAAGTATCTGAGATCGAAACAGTATCTGGTATTGATGGTGTAAATGGTAATTATCATGAGGCTGACATTGAAATCTTACCTCCTGAACATAATGCCGTGGAAGTTGGGGTAATTGATAGCGGAATAATGGAAGATCATAAATATATCTCTTCTGCAATAAAAGGGAACTCAAAATCTTATCTGGATAATTCTTCATCAACAGCAGATTATGTTCAAGGTGGTGGGCATGGCACAAAAGTGGCTGGAGCAATTCTTTATCCATCAGGTATATCAACACTTGAGTCACCTTATAAATTGCCTTGCTTTATAAGAAATCTAAGGATTCTTAATGAGTACAATTTATTAGCCAATAAATATCCGGCAAGTTTGATGAAGGATATTATAGTTGGAAACGAAGAGTGCAAAATTTTTAATCTTTCTGTCAGTTCAGACTCTCCGTTTAGGTCAAAGCACATGTCACCTTGGGCAGCAATTATTGACAAATTATCTTATGAGAAAAACATTCTTTTCATAATAGCAACAGGCAATATCAAGTTTGATTTAATCCAAGGGTATATATCAAATGGTAAAAACTACCCTGAATATCTTGAAGAAAGAAATTGCAAACTAGCAAATCCATCACAAAGTTGTTTTTCCTTGTCAGTTGGCTCAATTAATCACAATTCATTTGAAGATGAAAATTGGAGTTCATTAGGAGGTGAAAATGATATTTCTGCTTTTTCAAGGATTGGAACAGGTATTTGGAACACAATAAAACCAGATGTTGTTGAATATGGAGGGGGTTTAGTTTATTCGAAAAATGGTGCTTTTCTTATTAAAAATAATGAAGAGACCTCAATTGAATTACTCCGTTCAACTTTTCATGGTGGTAGTGCTTTTGGAAAGGAAAGTGTTGGTACATCCTTTTCTACACCCAAGGTCACAAATATTGCTGCCGTTTTAAAGCAATTATATCCTGATGAAAACATTAATTTAATCAGAGCTTTTATTGCTCAAGGTGCTAGACTCCCAAATAATTATTTTCAAAATCCGAATAAAAAGAGTATTCAGTATTTTGGTTTCGGAATACCTTCTCTTGAAAGAGTAACAAAAAACACTGATTATAGAATTACTTTCTATAATGCGGGAACAATTAAAGCTGAAGAGGGGCATCTTTATGCGTTAAATATACCTGAAGAACTAAGAAGCCCAGGAGATGAATATGATATTCTATTGGAGGTAACATTGGCCTTTTCTGCTCAAATTAGAAGGACAAGACAAAAGACAAAGTCATATTTTTCTACTTGGCTTGATTGGACTACCTCGAAAATTGGTGAATCTTATAATGATTTTAAAGACTATGCTCTAAAAGAAATTAATGATAGTGAAACTAACTATGATAAAGAGCAAAGAGACAGACTTAACAATTTCGATTGGAAAATCAAAAATCGTAGCGATCATGGTAGCGTTCAAGATATAAGTCGTAATAATGGTAGTCTACAAAAAGATTGGACAATTTTAAAATCATATGATTTACCAAGTGAAATTAGTCTTGCAGTAAGAGGTCACAAAGGTTGGGATAAAAATATGACGGAAATTCCTTATGCAATTACAGTGTCTATTGAAATTCTTGGTTCTAACATTCCTATATATGAGTCTATTAGAGTAGAAAATTCAATAGAGATAGAGGTGTAA
- a CDS encoding ATP-binding protein, with protein MNQALLTRLFKSIEGDETTPLMKIAYSIIEEEKRKGHIQLADKLKVIIDHNLAHNSSNKPSFKILKEKSFSIPVDRRYKLPLATHIENDYLRHDMVLSSEVDHKILRIEKEYLARERLAHHGLKPRKKILLHGAPGCGKSMAAERIAWDLGLPFYKVRFDSIISSYLGESASNLQNLFKNMEGYPCVLLFDEFDIIGKQRNNSSNDVGEIHRIVNIFLGLLEEYDGDGILICTTNLEGSLDKALYRRFDDFIELPKPNEKEIIQLLKTSFSALVLNGKVNLKEYAKKMTGMSYAIIVKIANDAAKKAVINSNKEISVDDIKNSLEENQAINK; from the coding sequence ATGAATCAAGCATTACTTACAAGATTATTTAAATCCATCGAGGGTGATGAAACTACACCTTTGATGAAAATAGCCTATAGTATAATTGAAGAAGAAAAAAGAAAAGGGCACATTCAGTTAGCAGATAAGTTAAAAGTCATTATTGATCATAATTTAGCCCATAATAGTTCTAATAAACCTTCTTTTAAAATACTAAAAGAAAAATCTTTTAGCATCCCTGTTGATAGAAGATATAAACTGCCATTAGCAACTCATATTGAAAACGATTATTTAAGGCACGATATGGTATTGTCTAGTGAAGTAGACCATAAAATACTAAGAATAGAGAAAGAATATCTTGCGCGAGAAAGGCTTGCTCATCATGGACTTAAACCTCGAAAGAAAATTTTATTGCATGGAGCACCTGGATGTGGAAAATCTATGGCGGCTGAACGTATTGCATGGGATTTAGGTCTTCCTTTTTACAAAGTACGATTTGATTCAATTATTTCATCATACTTGGGTGAATCTGCATCAAATCTTCAGAATCTTTTCAAAAACATGGAAGGTTATCCATGTGTGCTTTTATTCGATGAGTTTGATATTATTGGAAAACAACGTAATAATTCATCAAATGATGTTGGTGAAATACACAGAATTGTAAATATTTTTCTTGGTCTATTGGAAGAATACGATGGAGATGGTATTTTAATCTGCACAACAAATCTTGAAGGTAGTTTAGACAAAGCTTTATATAGACGGTTTGACGACTTTATTGAATTACCAAAACCAAATGAAAAAGAAATTATTCAACTACTTAAAACCTCATTTTCCGCATTGGTTTTAAACGGAAAAGTGAATTTAAAAGAATATGCGAAAAAAATGACAGGTATGTCTTACGCAATAATTGTAAAAATTGCAAATGATGCTGCTAAGAAAGCCGTTATTAATTCTAACAAAGAAATTTCTGTTGATGATATAAAAAATTCCCTAGAAGAAAACCAAGCTATTAACAAATAA